The following are encoded in a window of Nocardioides houyundeii genomic DNA:
- a CDS encoding DUF58 domain-containing protein, with protein MLLLEDQVPYALGARPRFVLEGIAQGWRRQVTYQLRADLRGHYEIGPMTIRITDPFGLVELGRTFHTSAPLTITPPTVPLPDIGLGGAWTGSGDNRPRSFATGSAEDVTVREYRQGDDLRRVHWRSSARLGELMVRREEQPWQSRATVVLDNRDGSHRGKGAASSLEEAVTAAASIAVHLTRRGFMVRLVTAAGEEPTTAWHFRDPEANTGPLLEALAVVDLDRRPSMDTSWLGEAGQGGVLVMVSGALTSHDRGFLNRLQHQGSAPMAIALDVDAWAPGRTRTSPPAAALLSAAGWRTAQLGPGGRLDAAWQELGRAAVRTHARDRRDIRATP; from the coding sequence GTGCTGCTGCTGGAGGACCAGGTCCCCTACGCCCTGGGCGCACGACCACGGTTCGTGCTCGAGGGCATCGCACAGGGCTGGCGCCGTCAGGTGACCTACCAGCTGCGGGCCGACCTCCGGGGCCACTACGAGATCGGCCCGATGACGATCCGGATCACCGACCCGTTCGGCCTGGTCGAGCTGGGCCGGACCTTCCACACCAGTGCTCCACTGACCATCACCCCGCCCACGGTCCCGTTGCCCGACATCGGGCTCGGCGGCGCGTGGACCGGCTCGGGCGACAACCGACCGCGCTCGTTCGCCACCGGGAGCGCCGAGGACGTGACGGTGCGCGAGTACCGCCAAGGTGACGACCTGCGGCGGGTCCACTGGCGCAGCTCGGCCCGGCTGGGCGAGCTGATGGTGCGACGCGAGGAGCAGCCCTGGCAGTCCCGGGCCACCGTGGTGCTGGACAACCGGGACGGCTCCCACCGGGGCAAGGGTGCCGCCTCGTCACTGGAGGAGGCGGTCACCGCGGCCGCCTCGATCGCCGTCCACCTGACCCGCCGAGGATTCATGGTGCGACTGGTCACCGCGGCCGGTGAGGAACCCACCACCGCCTGGCACTTCCGTGACCCCGAGGCCAACACCGGGCCCCTCCTGGAGGCGCTGGCCGTGGTCGACCTCGACCGCCGCCCCTCGATGGACACCTCCTGGCTCGGAGAGGCCGGCCAGGGCGGGGTGCTGGTCATGGTGAGCGGCGCCCTGACCAGCCACGACCGCGGCTTCCTCAACCGGCTGCAGCACCAGGGCAGCGCGCCGATGGCGATCGCGCTGGACGTGGACGCCTGGGCGCCCGGCCGCACCCGCACCAGCCCCCCGGCCGCCGCCCTGCTGTCCGCCGCCGGTTGGCGAACCGCCCAGCTGGGACCAGGCGGCCGTCTCGACGCCGCGTGGCAGGAGCTGGGGCGTGCCGCGGTGCGGACGCATGCACGGGATCGTCGCGACATCCGGGCCACGCCGTGA
- a CDS encoding transglutaminaseTgpA domain-containing protein produces the protein MTRAPSFGRELLLSTVAAATVWAAMLGWSPLTEAPGSFLDPLIWCAAVVAVSGAALRHARVPGAAAVPFQALLAGLCVLWAVTGSPVPAPGGISELLAGLDQAVTSAHRYPSPVPRDVPGVWPLFLLVGASSMVVVDVVAVRLGRAAGCGLLLMALYSIPVSLLVAGVAWWVFVLVATGFLTLLFLQQDGLVSRWGRGVPGGREGEVGQALLGTRTGRARSSALALGAGSTALAVALPVLVPTLGLDVWNGPGQGQSGDGISVANPLVDLRRDLQRGNDVPLLQVQSTGRRPTYVRLSVLNRFSGEEWSSGDRTVPPSQQADGDLPDLVGVDRRLNRDETTYTFAATDGLESRWLPTMPQTSQITAEGDWRYDRSTMDFIAGDDDLTTAGLSWQLRGVDLEYDAQSLDDAGSGVSQTGADLVQVPANLPGVVRSLAESVAGGETTRFRQARALQEWFRTEFTYSLDRVDSVGNNELVAFLSPEGRTGYCEQFAAAMAVMARVLDIPSRVAVGFLEPTEVAPSIWEFSSDDLHAWPELFFPGSGWVRFEPTPSSRAPGTPGYTVANLPEIEETVRPAPRAGEGLISRAPREQRQEETLEQTGSQEASAFPWRRLVGTVLALLVVVGLALTPALVRRRRRLARLHAGDIESLWAELADHVVDLGRQWPTGRSPQAAADAVSQWFGAPGDDARPRLGPDQDPRARSALRRLVTALERSRYGRPGVAADRVPGWLEDLQTCTRALSAGAGKGRRSMATWWPTSVLRQVGTGRAEAEPVVTSRAGLADHLS, from the coding sequence GTGACGCGGGCGCCTTCGTTCGGTCGCGAGCTCCTGCTCTCCACGGTGGCCGCCGCCACCGTGTGGGCGGCGATGCTCGGCTGGTCCCCGCTGACCGAAGCACCGGGCTCCTTCCTCGATCCGCTCATCTGGTGCGCGGCGGTGGTGGCGGTCTCCGGCGCGGCGCTGCGTCACGCCCGGGTTCCGGGAGCGGCAGCCGTCCCGTTCCAGGCGCTCCTGGCGGGGCTCTGCGTCCTGTGGGCGGTCACCGGCTCCCCCGTGCCCGCTCCGGGCGGGATCAGCGAGCTGCTCGCCGGGTTGGACCAGGCGGTCACCTCGGCCCACCGCTATCCCTCCCCCGTGCCCCGCGACGTCCCTGGCGTCTGGCCGCTCTTCCTGCTCGTCGGCGCGTCGTCCATGGTGGTCGTCGACGTGGTGGCGGTGCGACTGGGCCGCGCCGCCGGGTGCGGCCTGCTGCTGATGGCGCTCTACAGCATCCCGGTCAGTCTGCTGGTCGCAGGCGTGGCCTGGTGGGTGTTCGTGCTGGTCGCGACCGGCTTCCTGACCCTGCTTTTCCTGCAGCAGGACGGTCTCGTCTCGCGCTGGGGACGCGGCGTGCCCGGAGGCCGTGAGGGCGAGGTGGGCCAGGCCCTGCTCGGGACCCGGACGGGCAGGGCCCGGTCCTCGGCCCTCGCCCTCGGCGCCGGCAGCACCGCACTGGCTGTCGCGCTGCCCGTCCTCGTGCCGACACTGGGGCTCGACGTGTGGAACGGTCCCGGGCAGGGCCAGAGCGGCGACGGCATCTCGGTGGCCAACCCGTTGGTCGATCTGCGACGGGACCTCCAGCGGGGCAACGACGTCCCGCTGCTCCAGGTCCAGAGCACCGGGAGGCGGCCGACGTACGTCCGGCTCTCGGTGCTCAACCGCTTCAGCGGCGAGGAGTGGAGCAGCGGCGACCGCACCGTGCCGCCCAGCCAGCAGGCCGACGGCGACCTCCCGGACCTGGTGGGGGTCGACCGGCGGCTGAACCGCGACGAGACCACCTACACGTTCGCCGCCACCGACGGCCTCGAGTCGCGCTGGCTGCCCACCATGCCCCAGACCTCGCAGATCACCGCCGAGGGCGACTGGCGCTACGACCGCTCGACGATGGACTTCATCGCCGGCGACGACGACCTCACCACCGCGGGGCTCAGCTGGCAGCTCCGGGGTGTGGACCTGGAGTACGACGCCCAGAGCCTGGACGACGCCGGTTCCGGGGTCTCCCAGACCGGGGCCGACCTGGTCCAGGTGCCAGCCAACCTGCCCGGTGTCGTCCGCTCGCTGGCGGAGTCGGTCGCGGGCGGCGAGACCACACGCTTCCGTCAGGCCCGTGCCCTGCAGGAGTGGTTCCGCACCGAGTTCACCTACAGCCTGGACCGGGTCGACTCGGTGGGCAACAACGAGCTCGTCGCCTTCCTCTCCCCCGAGGGGCGGACCGGCTACTGCGAGCAGTTCGCCGCCGCCATGGCCGTGATGGCACGAGTCCTCGACATCCCGTCCCGGGTGGCGGTGGGCTTCCTGGAGCCGACCGAGGTCGCCCCCTCGATCTGGGAGTTCTCCTCGGACGACCTGCACGCCTGGCCGGAGCTCTTCTTCCCCGGGTCGGGGTGGGTGCGCTTCGAGCCCACCCCTAGCTCGCGGGCTCCCGGGACGCCGGGCTACACGGTCGCCAACCTCCCCGAGATCGAGGAGACCGTGCGTCCGGCGCCCCGAGCCGGTGAGGGCCTGATCAGCAGGGCACCGCGTGAGCAGCGGCAGGAGGAGACGCTGGAGCAGACGGGATCCCAGGAGGCCTCGGCCTTCCCGTGGCGCCGTCTGGTGGGCACGGTGCTGGCGCTGCTGGTGGTGGTCGGGCTGGCCCTGACCCCGGCGCTGGTGCGGCGCCGCCGGCGCCTGGCGAGGCTGCACGCCGGGGACATCGAGTCGCTGTGGGCGGAGCTGGCCGACCACGTGGTCGACCTCGGCCGGCAGTGGCCCACGGGCCGCTCGCCCCAGGCGGCCGCCGATGCGGTCTCCCAGTGGTTCGGGGCACCCGGGGACGATGCGCGTCCCCGGCTCGGGCCGGACCAGGACCCGCGGGCCAGGTCCGCGCTCCGTCGACTGGTCACAGCACTGGAGCGCTCCCGCTACGGGCGTCCTGGAGTCGCGGCGGACCGGGTGCCCGGGTGGCTGGAGGACCTGCAGACCTGCACTCGCGCACTGTCGGCCGGCGCCGGGAAGGGGCGGCGGTCGATGGCGACCTGGTGGCCGACCTCGGTGCTGCGCCAGGTCGGGACCGGGCGCGCCGAGGCAGAGCCGGTGGTGACGAGCCGCGCCGGACTGGCCGACCACCTCAGCTGA
- the rsmH gene encoding 16S rRNA (cytosine(1402)-N(4))-methyltransferase RsmH: MSRASHVPVMLDRVVALLAPALERDGAVLVDCTLGLGGHSEAVLQRFDHVRVIGIDRDPQALELASSRLAGFGDRFTPVHAVYDEIADVVAEQGLSSVDAVLFDLGVSSMQLDVRERGFAYAEDAPLDMRMDGTTGITAAEVLNTYSAQELTRVLREYGEEKFARKIAGAIVREREREPFTRSGRLVELLYAEIPAPARRTGGHPAKRTFQALRMEVNDELGALRDALPAALSVISVGGRVVVEAYHSLEDRMVKHAFTALTRLDVPEGLPFIPEGHEPTMRMVTRGAEVADEHEIAENPRAASVRLRAVERVLPARGAHRS; encoded by the coding sequence ATGAGCCGCGCATCCCACGTCCCGGTCATGCTCGACCGGGTCGTCGCCCTGCTGGCACCCGCGCTGGAGCGTGACGGCGCCGTGCTGGTGGACTGCACGCTGGGCCTGGGAGGCCACAGCGAGGCGGTCCTGCAGCGCTTCGACCACGTCCGGGTGATCGGCATCGACCGTGACCCCCAGGCGCTGGAGCTGGCCTCGTCCAGGCTGGCCGGGTTCGGCGATCGGTTCACCCCCGTGCACGCGGTCTACGACGAGATCGCGGACGTGGTGGCCGAGCAGGGGCTGAGCTCGGTAGATGCCGTGCTCTTCGACCTCGGGGTCTCCTCCATGCAGCTGGACGTCCGCGAGCGGGGGTTCGCCTACGCCGAGGACGCGCCGCTGGACATGAGGATGGACGGGACGACGGGCATCACCGCCGCGGAGGTCCTCAACACCTACTCCGCCCAGGAGCTGACCCGGGTGCTGCGCGAGTACGGCGAGGAGAAGTTCGCCCGCAAGATCGCCGGCGCGATCGTGCGCGAGCGCGAGCGGGAGCCGTTCACCCGCTCGGGTCGGCTGGTCGAGCTGCTCTACGCCGAGATCCCCGCGCCCGCACGGCGTACCGGGGGACACCCCGCCAAGCGCACCTTCCAGGCCCTCCGGATGGAGGTCAACGACGAGCTCGGTGCGCTGCGGGACGCGCTCCCGGCCGCGCTGTCGGTGATCTCCGTCGGTGGCCGCGTCGTGGTGGAGGCCTACCACTCGCTGGAGGACCGGATGGTCAAGCACGCCTTCACCGCGCTCACCCGCCTCGACGTGCCCGAGGGCCTGCCCTTCATCCCCGAGGGCCACGAGCCGACCATGCGGATGGTCACCCGCGGTGCCGAGGTCGCTGACGAGCACGAGATCGCTGAGAACCCCCGAGCTGCCTCCGTGAGGTTGCGAGCCGTCGAACGAGTCCTGCCAGCCCGAGGAGCGCACCGATCATGA
- a CDS encoding peptidoglycan D,D-transpeptidase FtsI family protein, giving the protein MVRLRFGFVLIAMVLSLFGARLVQLQGIDPKSYAQMAAAEGVVDLTLPAARGDILDRNGVPLAASVTGKMVVADPLMTAADAPEIATILSSELGLDYFKALESLREEGSRFEYLDRRVPATKAESVIDKLKQAGYQGVTTHEDPVRNYPAGEVAANLVGFMGTDEPLGGFERTFDAQLSGTDGRARYTQGSGGYRVPLAENSITEAVDGQPLQTTLDQDLQWFVTKALAQTVEDYRAKSGAAIVMDSRTGEVLALADVPTFDANSPQESPEEDLGSRALSEPFEPGSVEKVLTVASLVDAGKVTARTKIKIPSSLARQDRTINDWFDHDIIKLTMAGVIAKSSNIGTVLAADQFTPAELTGYLSRFGLGEPTGVGVRGETRGILTPGEVMTSQTKDRVAFGQSLSVNALQMTAAVNTVANGGVRVSPSLIRGRATTDDGTEVGTEVATRARVVSKRAARQTAQMMERVVDPEVGVAPRAQVPGYRVAGKTGTAQRVDGDCGCYDGSFSLSFGGFAPADDPRFTVYVVIHAPEVDGGGGSVAGPVFSRIMGYALSRYGVPPTGTKPSRLPVEW; this is encoded by the coding sequence ATGGTGCGCCTGCGGTTCGGGTTCGTCCTCATCGCGATGGTGCTCTCGCTCTTCGGCGCCCGCCTGGTGCAGCTCCAGGGCATCGACCCCAAGTCGTACGCGCAGATGGCAGCTGCCGAGGGGGTCGTGGACCTGACGCTGCCCGCGGCGCGCGGGGACATCCTGGACCGCAACGGTGTGCCGCTGGCCGCCTCGGTGACCGGCAAGATGGTGGTGGCCGATCCCCTGATGACTGCTGCGGACGCCCCGGAGATCGCGACGATCCTGTCCAGCGAGCTCGGCCTGGACTACTTCAAGGCGCTGGAGAGCCTGCGCGAGGAGGGCAGCCGCTTCGAGTACCTGGACCGGCGCGTGCCCGCCACCAAGGCGGAGAGCGTCATCGACAAGCTCAAGCAGGCCGGCTACCAGGGCGTCACCACCCACGAGGACCCGGTCCGCAACTACCCGGCCGGCGAGGTGGCGGCCAACCTGGTGGGCTTCATGGGTACCGACGAGCCGCTGGGCGGGTTCGAGCGCACCTTCGACGCCCAGCTCTCGGGCACCGACGGTCGTGCCCGCTACACCCAGGGAAGCGGCGGCTACCGAGTGCCTCTCGCGGAGAACTCGATCACCGAGGCGGTGGACGGTCAGCCCCTTCAGACCACCCTCGACCAGGACCTGCAGTGGTTCGTCACCAAGGCCCTGGCCCAGACGGTGGAGGACTACCGCGCGAAGTCCGGCGCAGCCATCGTGATGGACTCGCGCACCGGCGAGGTGCTGGCGCTGGCCGACGTCCCCACGTTCGACGCGAACTCCCCGCAGGAGAGCCCCGAGGAGGACCTCGGGTCCCGGGCGCTGAGCGAGCCGTTCGAGCCCGGTTCGGTGGAGAAGGTGCTGACCGTGGCGTCCCTGGTCGACGCCGGCAAGGTCACCGCACGCACCAAGATCAAGATCCCCTCCAGTCTGGCGCGGCAGGACCGCACCATCAACGACTGGTTCGACCACGACATCATCAAGCTCACGATGGCCGGGGTCATCGCGAAGTCCTCCAACATCGGGACGGTGCTGGCCGCCGACCAGTTCACTCCCGCGGAGCTCACCGGCTACCTGTCCAGGTTCGGCCTGGGGGAGCCCACCGGGGTCGGTGTGCGGGGCGAGACCCGCGGCATCCTGACTCCGGGCGAGGTGATGACCTCCCAGACCAAGGACCGCGTCGCCTTCGGGCAGTCGCTCTCGGTCAACGCGCTCCAGATGACCGCGGCGGTGAACACCGTGGCCAACGGCGGGGTGCGCGTCAGTCCCAGCCTGATCCGGGGCCGGGCCACCACCGACGACGGCACCGAGGTGGGCACCGAGGTCGCCACCCGTGCCCGGGTGGTCAGCAAGCGGGCTGCCCGGCAGACGGCCCAGATGATGGAGCGCGTGGTGGATCCCGAGGTCGGCGTGGCCCCTCGGGCGCAGGTGCCCGGCTACCGGGTGGCCGGCAAGACCGGCACCGCCCAGCGGGTCGACGGGGACTGCGGCTGCTACGACGGCTCCTTCTCCCTGAGCTTCGGCGGTTTCGCTCCCGCCGACGACCCCCGGTTCACCGTCTACGTCGTGATCCATGCCCCGGAGGTCGACGGTGGCGGTGGCTCTGTCGCCGGTCCGGTGTTCTCCCGGATCATGGGCTACGCGCTCTCGCGCTACGGCGTCCCGCCCACGGGCACCAAGCCCTCGCGCCTGCCGGTTGAATGGTGA
- a CDS encoding AAA family ATPase — translation MSVPIAVGADLDTLNRVTGRVRENIERVIEGKPDVVSTALMVLLAEGHLLIEDVPGVGKTMLSKALARSIDCTVRRIQFTPDLLPSDVTGVSIFNQDTREFEFRPGGVFANIVVGDEINRASPKTQSALLECMEERQVTVDTTTYQLESPFMVVATQNPIEMEGTYALPEAQRDRFMARVSVGYPVEAAELAMLASHTSASPLDDLEPVTDAAEIRKLIDIVAQVHVSEPVQRYAVALATATRSSRELNLGASPRATLHLVRAAKAVAAMSGRDYVLPDDVHRLAVPVLSHRLLTNVDAAMSGRTSRDVLNSILDSVRVPDSGRA, via the coding sequence GTGAGCGTGCCGATCGCCGTGGGAGCCGATCTAGACACCCTGAACCGGGTCACCGGTCGGGTGCGCGAGAACATCGAGCGGGTGATCGAGGGCAAGCCCGACGTGGTCTCGACCGCGCTGATGGTGCTGCTGGCCGAGGGCCATCTCCTCATCGAGGACGTTCCCGGGGTCGGCAAGACGATGCTCAGCAAGGCGCTGGCGCGCAGCATCGACTGCACGGTGCGTCGCATCCAGTTCACCCCGGACCTGCTGCCCTCCGACGTCACAGGCGTCTCGATCTTCAACCAGGACACCCGCGAGTTCGAGTTCCGCCCCGGTGGGGTGTTCGCCAACATCGTGGTCGGTGACGAGATCAACCGCGCCTCCCCCAAGACCCAGTCCGCCCTGCTGGAGTGCATGGAGGAGCGGCAGGTCACCGTGGACACCACGACGTACCAGCTGGAGTCGCCGTTCATGGTGGTGGCCACCCAGAACCCCATCGAGATGGAGGGCACCTACGCCCTGCCCGAGGCCCAGCGGGACCGCTTCATGGCCCGGGTCTCGGTCGGGTACCCCGTCGAGGCGGCCGAGCTGGCGATGCTCGCCTCGCACACCAGCGCCAGTCCGCTGGACGACCTCGAGCCCGTCACCGACGCCGCGGAGATCCGCAAGCTGATCGACATCGTCGCCCAGGTGCACGTCTCGGAGCCCGTCCAGCGGTACGCCGTGGCGCTCGCGACCGCCACCAGGTCCTCCCGCGAGCTCAACCTGGGCGCGTCCCCACGCGCCACCCTGCACCTGGTGCGAGCCGCGAAGGCGGTCGCGGCGATGTCGGGTCGGGACTACGTCCTGCCCGACGACGTCCACCGGCTGGCCGTGCCGGTGCTCTCCCACCGGCTGCTCACCAACGTGGACGCCGCCATGAGCGGCCGCACCAGCAGGGACGTCCTCAACTCCATCCTGGACAGCGTCCGCGTCCCGGACTCCGGTCGTGCGTGA
- the mraZ gene encoding division/cell wall cluster transcriptional repressor MraZ, which translates to MFFGTYTPKLDDKGRLFLPAKFRDQLAEGLVVTRGQERCLTVWSLEDFGRLTERLAQAPVTNKGTRDYVRMLFAAASQEVPDKQGRISIPQVLRDYASLSKDVIVIGSMNRIEIWDPASWASYSEEQEQVFSELSDEVFPGI; encoded by the coding sequence ATGTTCTTCGGCACCTACACGCCCAAGCTGGATGACAAAGGTCGGCTCTTCCTCCCCGCGAAGTTCAGAGATCAGCTGGCGGAAGGACTCGTGGTGACCCGAGGGCAGGAACGCTGCTTGACGGTGTGGTCACTGGAGGACTTCGGTCGGCTCACCGAACGCCTGGCCCAGGCGCCGGTGACCAACAAGGGCACCCGGGACTACGTCCGCATGCTGTTCGCGGCCGCCAGCCAGGAGGTTCCAGACAAGCAGGGCCGCATCTCGATCCCGCAGGTGCTCCGCGACTACGCGTCGCTGAGCAAGGACGTGATCGTGATCGGCTCGATGAACCGGATCGAGATCTGGGACCCCGCCTCCTGGGCCAGCTACAGCGAGGAGCAGGAGCAGGTCTTCTCCGAGCTCAGCGACGAGGTCTTCCCCGGCATCTAG